Proteins found in one Nitrosopumilus maritimus SCM1 genomic segment:
- a CDS encoding tRNA (N(6)-L-threonylcarbamoyladenosine(37)-C(2))-methylthiotransferase has product MAKIFVESYGCSASFADSEMISGLILNGGHTLVEDSSESDLNVVVTCSVKDATANKMVHRIKSLKTKPLVVAGCLPKAEKETVEKFSENASLLGPNSLGKTLQVIDSTLKGRKKIALEDTDLSKVGLPKVRLNPAVGIVEIASGCMSECTFCQTKISKGDLQSYRLGDIVRQVKTEINEGCKEVWLTSTDNGCYGFDIGTDLPSLINAVSEIPEEFMIRVGMMNPMYMPRIKEKLIESYDNDKVFKFLHIPVQSGSDKVLHDMKRGHTAGTFREIVKKARERFPDFTISTDIIVGFPSETKEDFEKTVELLDETRPDVVNLSKYSARPGTEAAEWEQIDVAEVKSRSKRIFEQINKISLENNKKWIGWKGDVLFDEQTDEGIKGRNFAYKPVFVPEQVDIGQLHAVEIIDATQNSLLGKIAS; this is encoded by the coding sequence ATGGCAAAAATATTTGTAGAATCTTATGGATGTTCTGCAAGCTTTGCAGACTCTGAAATGATTTCAGGATTAATTCTAAACGGAGGACATACTTTGGTAGAAGATTCTTCAGAATCAGATCTCAATGTTGTGGTAACATGTTCTGTAAAGGATGCGACTGCAAACAAGATGGTTCACAGAATAAAGTCACTAAAGACAAAGCCTCTAGTTGTGGCAGGATGTCTACCAAAGGCAGAAAAAGAAACTGTAGAAAAGTTTTCTGAAAATGCAAGTCTACTTGGTCCAAATTCTTTAGGAAAGACTCTCCAAGTTATTGATTCCACACTCAAAGGAAGGAAAAAGATTGCATTAGAAGACACTGATCTCTCAAAAGTTGGGCTGCCCAAAGTCAGATTGAATCCAGCAGTAGGAATAGTTGAAATTGCAAGTGGATGTATGAGTGAATGTACATTTTGTCAAACTAAGATTTCAAAAGGCGATCTTCAAAGCTACAGACTAGGAGACATTGTAAGACAAGTAAAGACAGAGATCAATGAAGGATGTAAAGAAGTCTGGTTAACATCAACAGACAATGGATGTTATGGATTTGACATTGGAACAGATTTACCTTCTTTGATTAATGCAGTGTCAGAAATTCCTGAAGAGTTTATGATTAGAGTTGGAATGATGAATCCAATGTACATGCCACGAATCAAAGAAAAGTTAATTGAATCATATGATAATGACAAAGTCTTCAAGTTCCTACACATTCCAGTACAAAGTGGAAGTGACAAAGTTCTACATGACATGAAAAGAGGACATACTGCTGGAACCTTTAGGGAGATTGTAAAGAAAGCAAGAGAGAGATTCCCAGACTTTACCATTTCAACTGACATCATAGTTGGATTCCCATCAGAGACCAAAGAAGACTTTGAGAAAACAGTAGAACTGCTTGATGAGACAAGACCAGATGTTGTAAATCTCTCAAAATATAGCGCTAGGCCTGGAACAGAAGCTGCTGAATGGGAGCAAATTGATGTTGCAGAAGTAAAATCAAGAAGTAAGAGAATTTTTGAGCAGATCAACAAAATATCATTGGAGAACAACAAAAAGTGGATCGGTTGGAAAGGTGACGTTCTCTTTGATGAGCAGACAGATGAGGGAATCAAAGGTAGAAACTTTGCTTACAAGCCAGTCTTTGTCCCTGAACAAGTAGACATTGGTCAATTACATGCAGTTGAGATCATTGATGCTACTCAAAATAGCCTTCTTGGAAAGATCGCAAGCTAA
- a CDS encoding cell division protein FtsZ, with translation MSFQVKEPVLVVGLGGAGSKLALKAKDSLNSDCLLISNDSKDFAGDVPSVHVSTDSVVNPSMQLIRGSTYNASEEIKSKISGYSTIVMMSNLAGKAGSAMAPVVSEMCKESDIGLVSFAIMPFKYEKDRIFNSGVSLKRVRENSECTVVLDNDSLLESNPDLTPKACYDIANSAIMHVVESLGTSEMSHDTNILTTSKEGQDIEDSLRDSLKMLYENAPPNAVKRSMLYVVGGSNIPVGVLNSITNLTSGILGESNSQIDMTSEHEESKVVMLSSIQGMTKFDNYDPLGMIPQEDTLDWSTPDCSIDCELDLYQLE, from the coding sequence ATGAGTTTTCAAGTAAAAGAACCAGTTTTAGTAGTAGGTCTTGGTGGTGCAGGCTCAAAACTAGCACTCAAAGCCAAAGATTCACTAAATTCAGATTGTCTCTTAATCAGCAATGATTCAAAGGACTTTGCAGGAGATGTTCCTTCTGTGCATGTTTCAACAGATTCAGTAGTAAATCCATCAATGCAATTAATCAGAGGCTCAACTTACAATGCTTCAGAAGAAATCAAATCAAAAATTTCAGGCTATTCAACTATTGTTATGATGAGTAATTTGGCTGGAAAAGCAGGCTCAGCAATGGCGCCGGTTGTATCAGAGATGTGCAAAGAATCAGACATCGGACTAGTTTCATTTGCAATTATGCCTTTCAAATATGAAAAAGACAGAATTTTCAATTCAGGTGTATCACTAAAACGAGTTAGAGAAAACTCTGAATGCACTGTTGTGCTTGATAATGATTCATTATTAGAAAGCAATCCAGACTTGACTCCAAAAGCATGCTATGATATTGCAAATTCTGCAATTATGCACGTAGTAGAGTCACTTGGAACCTCAGAAATGTCTCACGATACAAACATTCTCACTACAAGCAAGGAAGGACAAGATATTGAAGATTCTCTTAGAGATTCACTCAAAATGTTATATGAAAATGCTCCACCTAATGCAGTAAAACGCTCAATGCTTTATGTTGTTGGAGGAAGCAATATTCCAGTAGGAGTACTAAATTCTATTACCAATCTTACAAGTGGAATTCTAGGTGAAAGTAATTCACAAATTGACATGACATCAGAACATGAAGAATCCAAAGTAGTAATGCTATCATCCATTCAAGGAATGACTAAATTTGATAACTATGATCCTCTTGGAATGATTCCACAAGAAGATACACTTGATTGGTCTACACCAGACTGTAGTATTGATTGTGAATTAGACTTATACCAATTAGAATAA
- a CDS encoding 50S ribosomal protein L31e — MSQELERVYTIPLGKVLLSQSQHRAVRAINMIKEFARHHMKVEDIKIEEDLAHQIWAKGIRSPPRKIRVRMSKTDEGYVLVSPYEEEIESKVTPEKETPKVEDKVEEPTKEETKVEAEVEEPEAETKVEAEVEEPTKEEAPAKEEKPSKEEPKKEEAPAKEEPKVEDKVEEPTKEAPSEKPKKAEKE, encoded by the coding sequence ATGTCTCAAGAATTAGAACGCGTTTACACAATTCCACTTGGTAAAGTATTACTCTCTCAGTCACAACACAGAGCAGTTAGAGCAATCAATATGATCAAAGAATTTGCTCGTCATCACATGAAAGTTGAAGATATTAAAATTGAAGAAGATTTAGCTCACCAAATTTGGGCAAAAGGAATTCGAAGTCCTCCAAGAAAGATTAGAGTTAGAATGAGCAAGACCGATGAAGGCTATGTTCTTGTTTCTCCATATGAAGAAGAAATTGAATCTAAAGTAACACCTGAAAAAGAAACTCCAAAAGTTGAAGACAAAGTAGAAGAGCCAACTAAGGAAGAAACTAAAGTTGAAGCAGAAGTAGAAGAACCAGAAGCAGAAACTAAAGTCGAGGCTGAAGTAGAAGAACCAACTAAAGAAGAGGCACCAGCAAAAGAAGAGAAACCATCTAAAGAAGAACCAAAGAAAGAAGAGGCACCAGCAAAAGAAGAACCTAAAGTTGAAGACAAAGTAGAAGAACCAACTAAAGAAGCACCTTCTGAAAAACCAAAGAAAGCAGAAAAAGAATAA
- a CDS encoding 50S ribosomal protein L39e has translation MAARKSSPRKIRLLKKTKQASPVPAWIILKTKRSVRTNPKRRAWRSTDVEVG, from the coding sequence ATGGCTGCTCGTAAGTCCTCTCCAAGGAAGATTCGTCTGTTAAAGAAAACAAAACAGGCATCACCAGTACCTGCATGGATTATTCTCAAAACAAAGAGAAGTGTAAGAACTAATCCAAAACGTAGAGCTTGGAGATCAACTGATGTGGAGGTAGGATAG
- a CDS encoding NUDIX hydrolase, whose translation MLNLEQIQSIFSTPIDPVLENTGKYRLASVLVVVYGEEPMVVMTEKPKDMKFHAGEISFPGGKLDPADSDLLDTALRETSEEIGLTITRDQVIGQLDPVITLNSGFLILPFISVLREISKLSANCEVEKIFHIPLESFLKTMAKDPDPSHNKIQEMYTFEYQNQIVWGASARILKQMQSGLKS comes from the coding sequence ATGTTGAATTTAGAACAAATACAATCTATATTTTCTACTCCAATTGATCCTGTATTGGAAAACACTGGAAAATATCGTTTGGCATCTGTTCTTGTTGTAGTTTATGGAGAAGAACCAATGGTTGTGATGACAGAAAAACCAAAAGACATGAAATTCCATGCAGGTGAAATTTCATTCCCTGGTGGAAAATTAGATCCTGCTGATTCGGATCTTTTGGATACTGCATTACGTGAAACAAGTGAAGAAATTGGTTTAACTATTACACGAGACCAAGTCATTGGACAATTAGATCCTGTAATAACATTGAATTCTGGTTTTCTTATTTTGCCTTTTATCTCTGTACTACGTGAAATTTCAAAACTATCTGCAAATTGTGAAGTTGAAAAAATTTTTCATATTCCGTTAGAATCGTTTTTGAAAACCATGGCCAAAGATCCTGATCCTTCTCATAACAAAATACAAGAAATGTATACATTTGAGTATCAGAATCAAATTGTCTGGGGAGCCTCTGCTAGAATCCTAAAACAGATGCAAAGTGGCTTAAAATCCTGA
- a CDS encoding methylenetetrahydrofolate reductase, with translation MQHYCPTFPYGFWYSKVLTKDAKNDNMTIRYEANPPKILPDVDTDQSIKKFIERIKDISKKCDAIHLTENVLGFQRVSPLEVGKIIKKEIPDLPITVSLRVRDKSEEEISEFVENCINIGFSGILVLMGDPSQTGKTDSGQIPSLTVKKLKEKNVDSKIDLYLSVSNKPNFSKLGKKKDAKPKGFMTQVVQNVEQVQTLADNLKEFSVIPIILFPSQKNEKSAEFLDLDLESYSQEFEELLKKAHEITGDVLLTSPNDFTGLNEFLSKTSF, from the coding sequence ATTCAACATTATTGTCCCACTTTTCCATATGGGTTTTGGTATTCAAAGGTTTTAACCAAGGATGCAAAAAATGACAATATGACAATCAGGTATGAAGCTAATCCACCTAAAATTTTACCTGATGTAGATACTGATCAATCAATAAAGAAATTCATTGAAAGGATAAAAGATATTTCAAAAAAATGCGATGCAATTCATCTTACAGAAAATGTGTTAGGATTTCAGAGAGTTTCTCCACTAGAAGTAGGAAAAATAATAAAAAAAGAAATTCCAGATTTACCAATTACAGTAAGTTTACGAGTCAGAGATAAATCCGAAGAAGAAATTTCAGAGTTTGTTGAGAATTGTATTAACATTGGCTTTTCAGGAATCCTAGTTTTGATGGGAGATCCTTCACAAACAGGAAAAACAGATTCAGGGCAGATTCCAAGTTTGACTGTAAAAAAATTAAAAGAAAAAAATGTAGATTCAAAAATTGATTTGTATCTTTCAGTATCAAACAAACCAAATTTCTCTAAACTTGGAAAGAAGAAAGATGCAAAACCAAAAGGGTTCATGACTCAAGTAGTTCAAAATGTAGAACAAGTACAGACATTAGCAGATAATCTGAAGGAATTTTCAGTCATTCCAATCATACTATTTCCTTCACAAAAAAATGAGAAATCCGCAGAATTTTTGGATTTAGATTTAGAATCATACAGCCAAGAATTTGAAGAGTTGTTGAAAAAAGCACATGAGATTACAGGTGATGTCTTGCTAACATCACCAAATGATTTTACAGGATTAAACGAATTTTTGAGTAAAACAAGTTTCTAA
- a CDS encoding dihydropteroate synthase, with protein sequence MTTPRVSSALKAVDLKQIPAPLIIGERINTQGSRKAKQLVLADDYDGLVDLGRTQVEDGAHCLDVCVATTERADEKDFMLNLVKRLSLEVDAPLVIDSTDPDVIDASVKQIPGRPIINSINLEGDGSRFEKLAPIMAKYGLPAIALCIGPNGMAKTPQQKLETAELLFETGKKYGLKIEQFIFDVLTFTLATGEDEFLEAGKNTLEGIRLVKEKYPESFTTLGLSNISFGLVPYARKILNSVFLHHAIKSGLDTAIVNAKEIIPYGEIDEKERKLAEDLIFNTHPNALSELITYFENAGPQTSTASKKVDVDPSWPAGKKANFRIVNRLKDGIENDVVSAIADKVGKNEILKDTDGVLSLDAPPEETHDGAIRTLNEDLLPAMKEVGDKFGAGELILPFVLKSAECMKAAVGELEKYLVKEEGSSKGKLVLGTVYGDVHDIGKNLVKTIFQNNGYTVYDLGKQVPLQKFLEKIDEVNPDAIGLSALLVSTSKQMQFFVEHARKNKMNIPILCGGAAINSNYINRIAKEDGIYEPGVFYCNTMFEGLKTMDTLISDEKPKLLAEWKEKLENWKEKSTATVDPASLPKSDIKPVQAPTPTTIGEPIRLKGEQIKMDEVWQLIDKKSLFKLSWGLRGKAGSESEADHEQLLSQWKIRIIREKLFEPEVVYGYFKCHNKDGKLSVENPRGDDVSFDFPRSTKPEHLCLTDYFGDDDVVAFQAVTVGNKVADIIEQWNKEDKYTDAYYLHGLAVEVAEALAEWINRKIKSELNLDAGGLRYSWGFPSCPDVLQHQLVWKLLEPQKSGMELTESGQIIPEQSTAAIVVHHPKAQYFVL encoded by the coding sequence TTGACTACACCTAGAGTAAGTTCTGCATTAAAGGCAGTTGATCTAAAACAAATTCCTGCCCCGCTAATCATTGGAGAGAGAATCAATACACAAGGTTCTCGTAAGGCAAAACAACTGGTTCTTGCAGATGATTATGACGGTCTAGTTGATTTAGGTAGAACTCAAGTTGAGGATGGAGCACATTGTCTTGATGTATGTGTTGCAACAACTGAACGTGCTGATGAAAAAGATTTCATGCTAAATCTAGTAAAGCGTTTGAGCTTGGAAGTTGATGCACCATTAGTAATTGATTCAACTGATCCAGATGTAATTGATGCATCTGTAAAACAGATTCCAGGAAGACCAATAATCAATTCTATTAATCTTGAAGGTGATGGAAGTAGATTTGAAAAACTTGCACCAATTATGGCAAAGTATGGTTTACCTGCAATAGCATTATGCATTGGACCAAACGGAATGGCAAAGACTCCTCAACAAAAACTAGAGACAGCTGAATTACTTTTTGAAACTGGTAAAAAATATGGATTAAAAATTGAACAATTTATCTTTGATGTTCTTACATTTACACTTGCAACTGGCGAGGACGAATTTCTTGAAGCAGGAAAAAATACTCTTGAAGGAATTCGACTAGTCAAAGAAAAATACCCTGAATCTTTTACTACCTTGGGTCTAAGTAACATTAGTTTTGGACTGGTTCCTTATGCTAGAAAAATTCTAAACTCTGTATTTCTACATCATGCAATAAAGTCAGGTCTTGATACTGCAATTGTTAATGCAAAAGAGATAATTCCTTATGGAGAGATTGATGAGAAGGAAAGAAAACTTGCCGAAGATCTAATCTTTAACACTCATCCTAATGCCTTATCTGAACTAATCACATACTTTGAGAATGCAGGACCTCAAACTAGTACTGCATCAAAGAAAGTTGATGTAGACCCATCTTGGCCTGCAGGAAAGAAGGCCAACTTTAGAATCGTAAACAGACTCAAGGATGGAATAGAAAATGATGTTGTATCTGCAATTGCTGATAAAGTTGGAAAAAATGAAATTCTAAAGGATACTGATGGTGTTCTTTCACTTGATGCTCCTCCTGAAGAAACTCATGATGGTGCAATTAGAACTCTCAATGAAGACTTGTTACCTGCAATGAAAGAAGTAGGTGATAAATTTGGAGCAGGAGAATTAATCCTTCCATTTGTTTTGAAATCTGCTGAATGTATGAAAGCAGCTGTTGGTGAACTTGAAAAGTATTTGGTCAAAGAAGAAGGCTCTAGCAAAGGAAAACTGGTTTTAGGAACTGTATATGGTGATGTTCATGATATTGGGAAGAATTTGGTAAAGACTATCTTTCAAAATAATGGTTATACTGTTTATGATCTTGGAAAACAAGTTCCACTGCAAAAATTCCTTGAGAAAATTGATGAAGTAAATCCTGATGCAATTGGGCTTTCTGCATTACTAGTTTCTACTTCAAAACAAATGCAATTCTTTGTAGAACATGCAAGAAAAAACAAGATGAATATTCCAATTCTATGTGGTGGTGCTGCAATTAACAGCAATTACATTAATCGTATTGCAAAAGAAGATGGAATCTATGAGCCTGGTGTCTTTTATTGTAATACAATGTTTGAAGGTCTAAAAACAATGGACACATTGATCTCTGATGAAAAACCAAAATTGTTAGCAGAATGGAAAGAAAAATTAGAAAACTGGAAAGAAAAATCTACTGCAACTGTTGATCCTGCCAGTCTACCAAAAAGTGACATCAAACCTGTACAAGCACCTACTCCAACAACTATTGGTGAACCTATTCGTCTCAAAGGAGAACAAATCAAGATGGATGAAGTATGGCAACTAATTGACAAGAAATCCCTCTTCAAGCTTTCATGGGGACTAAGAGGTAAAGCAGGCTCTGAATCAGAGGCTGATCACGAACAACTGCTTAGTCAATGGAAGATTAGAATAATTCGAGAAAAACTGTTTGAACCCGAAGTAGTTTATGGCTATTTCAAATGTCACAACAAGGATGGAAAACTATCTGTAGAAAATCCTCGTGGCGATGATGTATCCTTTGATTTTCCTCGTTCTACTAAACCTGAACATCTATGTTTAACTGATTATTTTGGTGATGATGATGTTGTTGCATTTCAAGCTGTAACAGTTGGTAACAAAGTTGCAGATATTATCGAACAATGGAATAAAGAGGACAAGTACACTGATGCATACTATCTTCATGGATTGGCAGTTGAAGTTGCAGAAGCATTAGCTGAATGGATTAATCGCAAAATAAAATCTGAATTGAATTTAGATGCAGGTGGTTTGAGATATTCTTGGGGTTTCCCTAGCTGTCCTGATGTATTGCAACATCAATTGGTATGGAAACTCTTGGAACCACAAAAATCTGGAATGGAATTAACTGAATCAGGTCAAATAATTCCTGAGCAATCAACTGCTGCTATAGTTGTACATCATCCTAAAGCACAGTACTTTGTACTTTAG
- a CDS encoding homocysteine S-methyltransferase family protein — protein MTEKEPFLDALQNRVLLFDGAMGTEIQKFNPKPEDFPNNQDGFNDGLVVTRPDWIKQIHRHYLDAGADCIETNSFGSNKIKLDEYGFGDQTIEFNKKIAQLASEVCQEYSDRPRYVIGSMGPSGFLPSSNDPDLGQKPLDEIKEAFELQAEGLILGGVDALLIETSQDILEVKLVIEACHQAMEKTGKKIPIIANTTLDQYGKMLLGTNIQAAYTTVSDMGIDVFGMNCSTGPIEMTPSVRWLDEQNEHNILVVPNAGMPENEGGQAVYKMTPEKMGDALGDFLNQYKKVRIIGGCCGTNPEHIKVLRKVIDEKANSVEG, from the coding sequence TTGACTGAAAAAGAACCATTTTTGGATGCATTGCAAAACAGAGTTTTGCTTTTTGATGGTGCAATGGGAACTGAAATACAAAAGTTCAATCCAAAACCAGAAGACTTTCCAAACAATCAAGATGGATTCAATGATGGCTTAGTTGTAACTCGACCTGATTGGATTAAACAAATTCATAGACATTATCTGGATGCAGGAGCTGATTGTATTGAAACAAACTCTTTTGGTTCCAACAAAATTAAACTAGATGAATATGGTTTTGGTGATCAAACAATTGAATTTAACAAAAAGATTGCACAACTTGCATCTGAAGTATGTCAAGAATATTCAGACAGACCTCGATATGTGATTGGTTCTATGGGGCCATCCGGATTTTTACCAAGCTCAAATGATCCTGATTTAGGACAAAAACCACTTGATGAAATTAAAGAAGCATTTGAGCTACAAGCAGAAGGACTAATTCTTGGCGGAGTTGATGCATTATTAATCGAAACAAGTCAGGATATTTTAGAAGTAAAATTAGTAATTGAAGCATGTCATCAAGCAATGGAGAAAACTGGAAAGAAGATTCCAATAATTGCAAATACCACACTAGATCAATACGGCAAAATGTTACTTGGAACAAACATCCAAGCTGCATATACTACTGTTTCTGATATGGGAATTGATGTCTTTGGAATGAATTGTTCTACTGGTCCAATTGAGATGACACCCAGTGTGAGATGGCTTGATGAGCAAAATGAACATAATATTTTGGTGGTTCCAAATGCTGGAATGCCTGAAAACGAGGGAGGTCAGGCAGTCTACAAGATGACTCCTGAGAAGATGGGTGATGCATTAGGTGATTTTCTTAATCAATACAAAAAGGTACGAATAATTGGAGGCTGCTGTGGAACAAATCCTGAACACATCAAAGTTCTAAGAAAAGTAATTGACGAAAAAGCCAACTCTGTCGAGGGTTAA
- a CDS encoding MFS transporter yields MQKVQVNNLVRSATFFQHAGISIVFVFMPIIAQGVTESVFEIGLLVASFSFAQILSEIYFGRHSDKKGTRLKFIRIGFIGCAIAFGMHYFATDLSMFFLVRIAAGIASGIMIPAMIAYTYEANVDKKRAATVISFHALGWMAGIAAAGLANDLQLIFLISAASFVVGLLFTIRLPNPEQEKEVEPGTTKRVISKNKFLFLSLLLRHIGAAAVWTILPIMIVDRWGGELYHISIVYTANTMTAFILMNVMASKIHLSNVTKFKIGVGSTTFVFVGLSFVTEWWMAMPFMSLVGATWAFLFIGGNFHLMDNNPRSTSTGIFSSTLSIATVVGPVIAGGIAFAFDYVAVMYFAIAIIVSAFAVSLKIKK; encoded by the coding sequence ATGCAAAAAGTTCAAGTAAACAATTTAGTACGAAGTGCCACATTTTTTCAGCACGCTGGTATCTCAATTGTCTTTGTTTTCATGCCTATTATTGCTCAAGGCGTCACAGAATCAGTCTTTGAGATAGGCCTTTTGGTAGCCTCATTTAGTTTTGCCCAGATTCTCTCGGAAATCTACTTTGGTAGGCACTCAGACAAGAAGGGAACCAGGCTCAAGTTCATCAGAATTGGATTCATCGGCTGTGCAATAGCATTTGGAATGCATTACTTTGCAACAGATCTTTCCATGTTCTTTCTGGTAAGAATTGCAGCAGGAATTGCAAGTGGAATAATGATTCCAGCAATGATTGCATATACCTATGAAGCAAACGTTGACAAAAAAAGAGCAGCAACAGTAATCTCATTTCATGCATTAGGGTGGATGGCAGGAATTGCAGCAGCTGGACTTGCAAATGACTTGCAGTTAATTTTCTTGATAAGTGCAGCATCATTTGTAGTAGGGCTGTTATTTACAATCAGACTCCCAAATCCTGAGCAAGAAAAAGAAGTAGAGCCTGGAACTACAAAAAGAGTAATTTCAAAAAACAAATTTCTTTTCTTGTCATTACTGCTAAGACATATTGGTGCTGCTGCTGTTTGGACCATTCTTCCAATAATGATTGTAGATAGATGGGGAGGAGAACTATACCACATTTCAATTGTGTATACTGCAAACACAATGACTGCTTTTATTTTGATGAATGTAATGGCAAGTAAAATTCATCTATCAAATGTCACTAAATTCAAGATAGGAGTCGGCTCTACAACATTTGTTTTTGTAGGGTTGTCATTTGTAACTGAATGGTGGATGGCAATGCCATTTATGTCACTGGTTGGTGCAACATGGGCATTCTTGTTTATTGGTGGAAACTTTCACTTAATGGACAACAACCCACGTTCAACTTCAACTGGGATATTTAGCTCAACTCTATCAATTGCAACAGTAGTTGGTCCTGTAATTGCAGGTGGAATTGCATTTGCATTTGACTATGTTGCAGTGATGTACTTTGCAATTGCCATCATTGTTAGTGCCTTTGCAGTATCACTGAAAATCAAAAAATAA
- a CDS encoding CBS domain-containing protein, translating to MSELVSISQKPITSDSNESLDKIITKMLKDNISRIVLTQGNSPVGIITEKDIGLFLLTDDTERNLADIPASQIMNNFTSVNESMSVEKCVELMLEQNIGSLGVSSSQNELVGIITKTDIAKYYSQNYVGKHTVGDIMTISYIAANSDDYLKDVVQKMVEEKISRIFLKNKENDPEGILTFRDLFHVALEKGNTDAVLDNADDAISVVFTRKGFLSDSGFGATTMAKDVMTKSFETIDFEEELTVACKVMAQNKINGLGVKINGKLGGVLSKTDTLKAIYVDNHSK from the coding sequence TTGTCTGAACTAGTTTCTATCTCTCAAAAACCAATTACATCTGATAGTAATGAATCTCTAGACAAAATCATCACAAAGATGCTAAAGGACAACATCAGTCGGATTGTTCTTACCCAAGGAAATTCACCTGTTGGAATAATTACAGAAAAGGACATTGGATTGTTTCTTCTCACTGATGATACTGAAAGAAATCTTGCAGATATCCCTGCCTCGCAGATTATGAATAATTTCACATCCGTCAATGAATCAATGAGTGTTGAAAAGTGCGTAGAGCTTATGCTTGAACAAAATATCGGTTCTTTAGGAGTATCTTCATCTCAAAATGAACTTGTTGGAATAATAACAAAAACAGACATTGCAAAATATTATTCTCAAAACTATGTGGGCAAACACACGGTTGGAGATATTATGACAATATCCTACATTGCAGCAAACTCTGATGACTATCTAAAGGATGTTGTACAAAAAATGGTTGAAGAGAAAATCTCTAGAATTTTTCTAAAGAATAAAGAAAATGATCCTGAAGGCATTTTGACTTTTCGTGATTTATTTCATGTTGCATTAGAGAAGGGAAATACTGATGCTGTTCTTGATAATGCTGATGATGCAATCTCTGTGGTGTTTACTAGAAAAGGATTTTTGTCTGACTCTGGATTCGGAGCAACAACTATGGCAAAAGATGTCATGACAAAATCATTTGAAACAATAGATTTTGAAGAAGAGTTAACTGTAGCTTGTAAAGTTATGGCACAAAACAAGATTAATGGTCTAGGTGTAAAAATCAATGGAAAACTTGGAGGTGTCCTTAGTAAAACAGATACCCTCAAAGCAATCTATGTTGATAACCACTCAAAATAA
- a CDS encoding universal stress protein has protein sequence MDLNRILVPLDGSKKSFQALDRALTLAGFTHGQVTCIHVIPHVIDGGPRTKTFDKQLQEDGKILLKKAEKRAGNKNVKFSTKLLRGSPGHVTLHTARTGKFDHIVMSTTGSGSASKDMIGSVSNHVLQKSKIPVYLIK, from the coding sequence ATGGATCTTAACAGAATTTTAGTTCCACTAGATGGTTCAAAAAAATCCTTTCAAGCCTTAGATAGAGCCTTAACTTTAGCAGGATTCACTCATGGACAAGTTACTTGCATTCATGTAATTCCTCATGTTATTGATGGAGGCCCACGAACAAAAACATTTGATAAACAACTCCAAGAAGACGGAAAAATACTACTCAAAAAAGCAGAAAAACGAGCAGGAAACAAAAATGTAAAGTTTTCAACCAAACTTCTAAGAGGCTCCCCTGGACATGTGACACTTCACACTGCAAGAACAGGAAAATTTGATCACATTGTAATGAGTACTACTGGTTCAGGAAGTGCATCAAAAGATATGATTGGAAGTGTATCAAATCATGTTCTTCAAAAATCCAAAATACCTGTGTATCTGATAAAATAG